One Odontesthes bonariensis isolate fOdoBon6 chromosome 17, fOdoBon6.hap1, whole genome shotgun sequence genomic window carries:
- the evla gene encoding enah/Vasp-like a isoform X5, producing MLTPEISPGVLRRVSSAIIILSPVVQRQNGPSSEESEAQRRMMEQHQMQAHKERERRTSGSVVSTLQYKVSTPPTHPDTPPEYRQYRASTLPPSYVRVASSSPPSSTSISPSQEREAGAARDKAQLSSQLSTSLASAFSPVQTGVNTQGRQARQIPLSPPTAVRHLQQQQDIMLPPKHGTWSASHLQQMYAQCPPSSSPPVMMAMPVKQGLPPQPVLPVAHPLPPVSSRMKPPPLDPSAMTGPHQYPQHQHYPHSNGLPDDCYSPHSQRLPLTPQYCEAIPLPPLISQTAPGPGPAPSHQSQYQSTFHPQQHQQHQQQQQQVYHQQAQTPATSSSSSSSSPPSYTAMSDGGSPKKTPSPVPQPAPMANSSPPVSAGHPSVLSVAPPPAAAPPPMAGPPAPPPPPGPPPPGPPPPMSVPPPMPPPLPIGGGPPGGPPGVQHQPSGLAAALAGAKLRKVHRDESSPPGSGGKSDSNRSSGGSGGGGEGLMQEMNALLARRRKASEKPDEDDSSGRGLGQQNSTDAVKKPWERSNSADKSSLVSRVRPIGSTSEADTEFDRMKQEILDEVVRELHKVKDEIINAIRQEIGRISTS from the exons ATGCTAACTCCAGAGATTTCTCCTGGCGTCCTCAGACGGGTTTCGTCAGCCATCATCATCCTCA GTCCAGTAGTTCAACGCCAAAATGGGCCCTCTTCAGAAGAAAGCGAAGCACAGAGGAG GATGATGGAGCAACATCAGATGCAGGCGCACAAGGAGAGGGAGCGGCGGACGTCGGGATCAG TCGTATCCACTCTCCAATATAAAGTCTCCACTCCTCCCACCCACCCAGACACTCCTCCTGAGTACAGACAGTACAGAGCTAGCACACTGCCACCGTCCTACGTCCGCGtggcctcctcctctcctccctcctcaaCCTCCATCTCTCCCTCTCAGGAGAGAGAGGCGGGGGCTGCTAGGGACAAGGCCCAGCTCTCTTCCCAGCTCTCCACCTCGCTTGCCTCAGCCTTTTCCCCTGTGCAGACTGGGGTGAACACCCAGGGCCGACAAGCCCGTCAGATCCCCTTGTCTCCTCCCACAGCAGTCCGCCACCTTCAGCAACAACAAGACATCATGCTTCCCCCTAAACATGGCACCTGGTCTGCCTCCCACCTGCAGCAAATGTATGCCCAGTGCCCCCCTTCCTCATCCCCTCCAGTAATGATGGCCATGCCGGTGAAGCAGGGTTTGCCCCCGCAGCCGGTCCTCCCAGTAGCTCACCCCCTTCCGCCCGTAAGCTCTAGGATGAAACCCCCTCCTCTTGATCCTAGCGCCATGACAGGCCCTCATCAGTACCCCCAGCACCAGCATTACCCTCACTCCAATGGCCTGCCAGATGATTGCTACTCTCCTCATTCTCAACGTCTTCCACTCACACCACAGTACTGCGAGGCCATCCCTCTGCCTCCTCTGATAAGTCAGACAGCCCCTGGCCCTGGCCCCGCCCCCAGCCACCAGTCCCAATACCAATCCACCTTCCACCCTCAGCAGCATcagcaacatcaacagcagcagcagcaggtgtaccACCAGCAGGCCCAGACCCCCGCcacatcttcctcctcctcctcctcctcgcccCCTTCTTACACTGCCATGTCTGACGGGGGCTCGCCCAAGAAGACCCCCTCCCCTGTCCCCCAGCCGGCCCCCATGGCCAACAGCA GTCCCCCTGTCTCTGCAGGTCACCCATCTGTGCTTTCTGTTGCACCTCCTCCAGCTGCAGCTCCACCACCCATGGCTGGTCCTCCAGCCCCACCGCCACCCCCGGGCCCACCACCCCCGGGCCCACCACCCCCAATGTCAGTGCCCCCACCCATGCCCCCTCCACTCCCCATTGGTGGAGGGCCTCCCGGGGGCCCTCCTGGGGTCCAGCACCAACCCTCAGGACTGGCTGCAGCACTGGCTGGAGCTAAACTACGGAAAGTACATAGG GATGAGAGCAGCCCACCTGGGTCTGGTGGCAAAAGTGACTCCAACCGGTCCAGTGGTGGCAGCGGGGGTGGTGGGGAGGGACTGATGCAGGAGATGAATGCCTTACTAGCTCGCAG ACGAAAAGCTTCAGAGAAACCCGATGAA GATGACTCAAGTGGTCGTGGGCTGGGCCAGCAGAACTCAACAG ATGCTGTGAAGAAGCCTTGGGAACGATCCAACTCTGCAGACAAGTCCTCACTGGTGTCCAG agtgaGACCCATTGGCAGCACTAGTGAAGCCGACACAGAATTCGACAGGATGAAGCAG GAAATTTTGGATGAAGTTGTTCGTGAGTTGCATAAGGTGAAAGACGAAATCATTAACG CCATCAGACAAGAAATCGGCAGAATCAGTACATCCTAA